From Canis aureus isolate CA01 chromosome 7, VMU_Caureus_v.1.0, whole genome shotgun sequence, a single genomic window includes:
- the LOC144317726 gene encoding HLA class II histocompatibility antigen, DR alpha chain, protein MTISGVPVLGFFIMAFLMGPQESWAVKEEHVIIQAEFYLTPDPSGEFMFDFDGDEIFHVDMEKKETVWRLEEFGRFASFEAQGALANIAVDKANLDTMIKRSNHTPNTNVPPEVTVLSNTPVELGEPNILICFIDKFSPPVINVTWLRNGNPVTTGVSETIFLPREDHLFRKFHYLPFLPSAEDVYDCKVEHWGLDEPLLKHWEFEPPTPLPETTENVVCALGLIVGLVGIITGTIFIIKGMRKVKAGERRGPL, encoded by the exons atgaCCATAAGTGGAGTCCCAGTGCTAGGATTTTTCATCATGGCTTTCCTGATGGGTCCTCAGGAATCATGGGCTGTCAAAG AGGAGCACGTAATCATCCAGGCTGAGTTCTATCTGACCCCTGACCCATCAGGCGAGTTCATGTTTGACTTCGATGGTGATGAGATTTTCCACGTGGATATGGAAAAGAAGGAGACGGTGTGGCGCCTTGAAGAATTTGGACGTTTTGCCAGCTTTGAGGCCCAGGGTGCCTTGGCCAACATAGCTGTGGACAAAGCTAACCTTGACACAATGATAAAGCGCTCCAACCACACCCCGAACACCAACG TACCTCCAGAGGTGACTGTGCTCTCAAACACCCCTGTGGAACTGGGAGAGCCCAACATCCTCATCTGTTTCATCGACAAGTTCTCCCCACCAGTGATCAATGTCACGTGGCTTCGAAATGGAAACCCTGTCACCACAGGAGTGTCAGAGACAATCTTTTTGCCCAGAGAAGACCACCTTTTCCGCAAATTCCACTATCTCCCCTTCCTGCCCTCAGCCGAGGACGTTTATGACTGCAAGGTGGAGCACTGGGGTTTGGATGAACCTCTTCTCAAGCACTGGG aGTTTGAACCACCAACCCCCCTCCCAGAGACAACAGAGAATGTGGTGTGTGCCCTGGGCCTGATCGTGGGTCTGGTGGGCATCATTACTGGGACCATTTTCATCATCAAGGGCATGCGCAAGGTCAAAGCTGGTGAACGCCGAGGGCCTCTTTGA